One genomic region from Amycolatopsis sp. FBCC-B4732 encodes:
- a CDS encoding RNA polymerase sigma factor — translation MTEPRVRPDPAFALLGLYETALPEVYGYLLSRCGDRTLAEELTSETFLGAVAACRKEYAPPVSTGWLIGVARHKLADHWRRREREERGLRLVHDSEPAVEDPWDEQLDALRARQVLDSLGPHHRAALTLRYVDGLGVPEVAGHLGRSVHATEALLVRARAAFRRAYEEKEGRDA, via the coding sequence GTGACGGAACCTCGGGTACGACCGGACCCGGCCTTCGCGCTGCTCGGCCTCTACGAGACCGCGCTGCCGGAGGTCTACGGGTACCTGCTGTCCCGCTGCGGCGACCGCACGCTCGCCGAGGAACTGACGTCCGAGACGTTCCTCGGGGCGGTCGCCGCCTGTCGCAAGGAGTACGCACCGCCAGTGAGCACCGGGTGGCTGATCGGCGTCGCCCGGCACAAGCTCGCCGACCACTGGCGGCGCCGGGAACGCGAGGAACGCGGCTTGCGGCTCGTGCACGACAGCGAGCCGGCCGTCGAAGACCCGTGGGACGAGCAGCTCGACGCCCTGCGCGCGAGACAGGTGCTCGACTCGCTCGGCCCGCACCACCGGGCCGCGCTGACCCTCCGGTACGTCGACGGCCTCGGGGTGCCCGAGGTCGCCGGCCACCTGGGCCGGAGCGTGCACGCCACCGAGGCGTTGCTCGTGCGCGCCCGCGCCGCGTTCCGGCGTGCCTACGAAGAGAAGGAGGGTCGCGATGCCTGA
- a CDS encoding sensor histidine kinase: MRWPSWVGRVVRTVVVTGFVLGATSGASRWQPGAPPMTPVAAAWLAATGLTLLLVHRFPLTIFLVTTASAFGYYASGLPGGPVILVPTIALFLLTRQRGPLTAGITGSAALTVLYLVHIVTSGSFALAFGAGFLVVWLVAVIGVGTAVRYQFDALAARRAQADEHRHRLAEQERLRIAREVHDVVAHSLAMINVQAGVAAHVADRRPEQAKEALLNIKAASASALKDLRATLAVLRSGEDKAPAPSLAQAGELLEHARDAGLAVEVHGEPGDLPAPVDAAAYRILQESLTNVVRHADRPERVAVRFERQPGTFTLGVRDDGRGIARPTPGHGLRGMSERAAALGGRCTAGPVDGGFEVCAELPIEGEA, encoded by the coding sequence ATGAGATGGCCGTCGTGGGTGGGGCGCGTGGTGCGCACCGTCGTCGTCACCGGGTTCGTGCTCGGGGCGACGAGCGGTGCGTCGCGCTGGCAGCCCGGCGCGCCGCCGATGACCCCGGTCGCGGCCGCGTGGCTCGCCGCCACCGGCCTGACGCTGCTGCTCGTGCACCGCTTCCCGCTGACGATCTTCCTGGTCACCACGGCGTCGGCGTTCGGCTACTACGCCTCGGGGCTACCCGGCGGGCCGGTCATCCTCGTCCCGACGATCGCGCTCTTCCTGCTCACCCGGCAGCGCGGGCCGCTGACCGCCGGGATCACCGGGTCCGCCGCGCTGACCGTGCTCTACCTGGTCCACATCGTGACGTCGGGGTCGTTCGCGCTGGCGTTCGGCGCCGGGTTCCTCGTCGTCTGGCTGGTCGCGGTGATCGGCGTCGGCACCGCCGTGCGGTACCAGTTCGACGCGCTCGCCGCCCGCCGCGCGCAGGCCGACGAGCACCGCCACCGGCTCGCCGAGCAGGAGCGGCTGCGCATCGCCCGCGAGGTCCACGACGTCGTCGCGCACAGCCTCGCCATGATCAACGTCCAGGCGGGCGTCGCCGCGCACGTCGCCGACCGGCGGCCCGAGCAGGCGAAGGAGGCGCTGCTGAACATCAAGGCCGCCAGCGCGTCCGCGCTCAAGGACCTGCGCGCCACCCTGGCCGTGCTGCGCTCCGGCGAGGACAAGGCGCCCGCGCCGAGCCTCGCCCAGGCCGGCGAACTGCTCGAACACGCCCGCGACGCCGGGCTGGCGGTCGAGGTCCACGGCGAGCCCGGCGACCTCCCGGCGCCGGTGGACGCGGCCGCGTACCGGATCCTCCAGGAGTCGCTGACCAACGTCGTCCGGCACGCCGACCGGCCGGAACGCGTGGCCGTCCGGTTCGAACGGCAGCCGGGGACCTTCACGCTGGGGGTGCGCGACGACGGTCGCGGCATCGCCCGGCCGACGCCGGGCCACGGCCTGCGGGGGATGAGCGAACGCGCCGCCGCGCTCGGTGGCCGGTGCACCGCCGGGCCGGTCGACGGCGGTTTCGAAGTGTGCGCCGAGCTGCCGATCGAGGGGGAAGCATGA
- a CDS encoding gamma-glutamyltransferase family protein: MFTTRPELAGTFGMVASTHWLASATGMAVLEDGGNAFDAAVAAGFVLQVAEPHLCGPAGQVPGLFVTADDPTPRALAGQGPSPAGATPEHFASLGLDLIPGSGLLPATVPGAWDGWLLLLRDYGTKPLRAVLSYAIGYARNGVPLVSRVTDTIGAVSRLFTEHWPTSAELWLRDGKPAAGLHRNPALADTWERLLREAEAVSGREAQIDAGRRAWSQGFVAEAIDAFSRRAFRDDSGRDHAGLLTGDDLASWSATYEDPAFVDIGDRRLVKMGGWTQGPALLQQALLLHGFRDELSFVDGVASERTVHLATEAAKLAFADREAWYGDTDVPLDVLLSASYTDARRALITDTASASLRPGDARGPARLPAILDSLRGVQSEGGATGEPTVGPQGRTRGDTVHLDVVDAAGNLVSLTPSGGWLQSSPAIPSLGFCLDSRGQMFWLEQGLPNSLAPRKRPRITLSPSLALRDGVPTLAFGTPGGDQQDQWQLCFWLAHVYGGLNLQESIDAPAWHTTAFPSSFYPRSWNPRELVVESRLGASTLDGLRDRGHEVLDAGAWALGRLSAVSRTDGLLRAAANARGMQGYAAGR, translated from the coding sequence ATGTTCACGACGCGGCCGGAGCTGGCCGGCACCTTCGGGATGGTGGCATCGACGCACTGGCTGGCTTCGGCCACCGGGATGGCGGTGCTGGAAGACGGCGGCAACGCGTTCGACGCGGCGGTCGCGGCCGGGTTCGTCCTGCAGGTCGCCGAGCCGCACCTGTGCGGCCCGGCGGGCCAGGTGCCCGGCCTCTTCGTGACAGCGGACGACCCGACCCCGCGGGCGCTGGCCGGCCAAGGCCCGTCGCCCGCGGGGGCCACGCCCGAGCATTTCGCGTCGCTCGGACTGGACCTGATCCCGGGCAGCGGCCTGCTCCCGGCGACCGTCCCGGGCGCCTGGGACGGCTGGCTCCTGCTCCTTCGCGACTACGGCACGAAGCCGCTTCGCGCGGTGCTGTCGTACGCGATCGGCTACGCCCGCAACGGCGTCCCGCTGGTTTCGCGGGTCACCGACACGATCGGCGCGGTGTCCCGCCTGTTCACCGAGCACTGGCCGACGTCGGCGGAGCTGTGGCTGCGGGACGGCAAGCCGGCCGCGGGCCTGCACCGGAACCCGGCACTGGCGGACACCTGGGAGCGGCTGCTGCGGGAAGCGGAAGCTGTCTCGGGCCGCGAAGCGCAGATCGACGCGGGACGCCGTGCCTGGTCGCAGGGTTTCGTCGCCGAAGCGATCGACGCGTTCAGCCGCCGAGCATTCCGCGACGACTCCGGCCGCGACCACGCGGGCCTGCTGACCGGCGACGACCTGGCATCGTGGTCGGCGACGTACGAGGACCCGGCGTTCGTGGACATCGGCGACCGGCGCCTGGTCAAGATGGGCGGCTGGACACAGGGTCCGGCGCTGCTCCAGCAGGCGCTGCTGCTGCACGGCTTCCGCGACGAGCTGTCCTTTGTGGACGGAGTCGCGTCGGAGCGCACGGTCCACCTGGCGACCGAAGCCGCGAAGCTGGCCTTCGCCGACCGCGAGGCGTGGTACGGCGACACGGACGTCCCCCTCGACGTGCTGCTTTCGGCGTCGTACACCGATGCCCGGCGCGCGTTGATCACCGACACGGCGTCCGCCTCGCTTCGCCCGGGAGACGCCCGCGGCCCGGCCCGGCTCCCGGCGATCCTCGACTCGCTGCGGGGTGTGCAGTCCGAAGGCGGCGCGACGGGCGAGCCGACGGTCGGTCCCCAGGGCCGGACCCGCGGCGACACGGTCCACCTCGACGTCGTCGACGCGGCGGGCAACCTGGTCTCGCTGACCCCGTCGGGCGGCTGGCTGCAGTCGAGCCCGGCGATCCCGTCACTGGGCTTCTGCCTGGACTCCCGCGGCCAGATGTTCTGGCTGGAACAGGGCTTGCCGAACTCGCTGGCCCCGCGCAAACGCCCCCGCATCACGCTTTCGCCGTCCCTGGCCCTCCGCGACGGCGTCCCGACCCTGGCCTTCGGCACCCCGGGCGGCGACCAGCAGGACCAGTGGCAGCTGTGTTTCTGGCTGGCCCACGTCTACGGCGGCCTGAACCTCCAGGAGTCGATCGACGCACCGGCCTGGCACACGACGGCGTTCCCGAGCTCGTTCTACCCCCGCTCCTGGAACCCCCGCGAGCTGGTGGTGGAGTCCCGCCTGGGCGCGTCCACTTTGGACGGATTGCGCGACCGCGGCCACGAGGTGCTGGACGCGGGCGCCTGGGCCCTCGGCCGCCTCTCGGCGGTCTCCCGCACCGACGGCCTCCTCCGCGCGGCGGCCAACGCCCGCGGCATGCAGGGCTACGCGGCAGGCCGGTAG
- a CDS encoding VOC family protein: protein MPEPFDALRRPSARVEPDPDFAAELRDNLRRSILNGADVTTTSEAPAATAALRSLTPYLAVSDARAALDFYVEVFGAVRRGEPILMDDGRVGHAELAIGDAVLMLAEEYPEIGHVAPREGGASVRVEVPDPDVSVARALERGATLIRAVSDSPYGRGGSFRDPFGQRWLVSQATVSSPAPSPGAAMYFTFQVPEAEPAKSFYGAVLGWQFTPGSVSDAWGFSGPGLEGGLWAGDRQVGWKLMYAVDDLAAALTRVRESGGQAGEVENHPYGTTADCTDNQGIEFWLWEKPGK, encoded by the coding sequence ATGCCTGAGCCGTTCGACGCGCTCCGCCGTCCCTCCGCACGGGTCGAACCCGACCCGGACTTCGCCGCCGAGCTGCGCGACAACCTGCGCCGCTCGATCTTGAACGGAGCCGATGTGACCACCACTTCCGAAGCGCCGGCCGCCACCGCCGCACTGCGCTCACTCACGCCGTACCTGGCCGTTTCCGACGCGCGCGCCGCCCTCGACTTCTACGTCGAGGTGTTCGGCGCGGTCCGCCGCGGCGAGCCGATCCTGATGGACGACGGCCGGGTCGGCCACGCCGAACTGGCCATCGGCGACGCCGTGCTGATGCTGGCCGAGGAGTACCCCGAGATCGGGCACGTCGCGCCGCGGGAGGGGGGCGCGTCGGTGCGGGTCGAGGTGCCGGACCCGGACGTTTCGGTGGCGCGGGCGCTGGAGCGCGGGGCGACGCTGATCCGCGCGGTGAGCGACTCGCCGTACGGGCGGGGCGGCTCGTTCCGAGACCCGTTCGGCCAGCGCTGGCTGGTCTCGCAGGCGACCGTCTCTTCTCCCGCGCCTTCCCCGGGCGCGGCCATGTACTTCACGTTCCAGGTGCCGGAAGCCGAGCCCGCGAAGTCGTTCTACGGCGCGGTGCTGGGCTGGCAGTTCACGCCGGGCTCGGTCTCGGACGCTTGGGGCTTCTCGGGGCCGGGCCTCGAGGGCGGGTTGTGGGCCGGCGACCGGCAGGTGGGGTGGAAGCTGATGTACGCGGTGGACGACCTCGCGGCGGCTCTCACACGGGTGCGCGAGAGCGGCGGTCAGGCGGGCGAGGTGGAGAACCACCCGTACGGGACGACGGCGGACTGCACCGACAACCAGGGCATCGAGTTCTGGCTGTGGGAGAAGCCCGGGAAGTGA
- a CDS encoding response regulator transcription factor, with amino-acid sequence MIRVLLADDQVLVRAGFRVLLETEDGFEVCGEAGDGEQAVAGALEHKPDIVVMDVRMPGVDGLEATRRITANPELAGTKVLVLTTFDVDEYVYEALRAGASGFLLKDTEPVELLRALRVVVSGEALLAPTVTRRLIQEFVGRPENRRIDTSAVREITDREREVLALVAGGMSNDEIAAHLVISTATARTHVSRIMTKIGARDRAQLVVLAYESGLVSPRRPA; translated from the coding sequence ATGATCCGCGTCCTGCTGGCCGACGACCAGGTCCTGGTCCGCGCCGGGTTCCGCGTGCTGCTGGAGACCGAGGACGGCTTCGAGGTGTGCGGCGAGGCGGGCGACGGTGAGCAGGCGGTGGCCGGCGCGCTCGAGCACAAGCCGGACATCGTCGTGATGGACGTCCGGATGCCCGGCGTCGACGGCCTCGAAGCGACCCGCCGGATCACCGCGAACCCCGAGCTCGCCGGGACGAAGGTGCTGGTCCTGACCACGTTCGACGTCGACGAGTACGTCTACGAAGCCCTGCGCGCGGGCGCGAGCGGGTTCCTGCTGAAGGACACCGAGCCGGTCGAGCTGCTGCGCGCGCTGCGGGTCGTCGTGAGCGGGGAGGCGCTGCTGGCGCCGACCGTCACGCGCCGGCTGATCCAGGAGTTCGTCGGCCGCCCGGAGAACCGGCGCATCGACACCAGCGCCGTCCGCGAGATCACCGACCGCGAGCGCGAGGTCCTCGCACTCGTCGCGGGCGGCATGTCGAACGACGAAATCGCCGCCCACCTGGTGATCTCGACGGCCACGGCGCGCACCCACGTCAGCCGCATCATGACGAAGATCGGCGCGCGCGACCGGGCCCAGCTGGTGGTGCTGGCCTACGAATCCGGGCTGGTCAGCCCGCGTCGGCCCGCCTGA
- a CDS encoding helix-turn-helix transcriptional regulator, which yields MTTAVESELRRQELARFLRSRRERITPEQVGLPLLGRRRTPGLRREEVAQLAGVGVTWYTWLEQGRDINASEQVLQAIARTLRLDPHEHTHLFRLAGAPEPESEKDCQVLSPQLELMLKKLEPYPVAVRNARCDLLGYNRGYTWLMGDVDAIPFEDRNTLVQCLLNPQWRERMLDWDTNIPRVIASFRAAMAEHVAEPAWKNLVKRLKAESPLFAELWPHHDVNSEPIRTKRYLHPDVGLLRFNFTYLYFGRRSEITVSTYTPADEETAAKLPLMLG from the coding sequence ATGACCACCGCTGTCGAATCCGAACTGCGCCGCCAGGAGCTGGCGAGGTTCCTGCGCAGCCGGCGCGAGCGCATCACGCCCGAACAGGTCGGCCTCCCGCTCCTGGGCCGCCGCCGGACGCCGGGGCTGCGCCGCGAAGAGGTCGCGCAGCTCGCCGGCGTCGGGGTCACCTGGTACACGTGGCTGGAGCAGGGCCGCGACATCAACGCGTCCGAGCAGGTGCTGCAGGCGATCGCCCGCACGCTGCGGCTCGACCCGCACGAGCACACCCACCTCTTCCGCCTGGCCGGCGCGCCCGAGCCGGAGAGCGAGAAGGACTGCCAGGTCCTCTCGCCGCAGCTGGAGCTGATGCTGAAGAAGCTCGAGCCGTACCCGGTCGCGGTGCGCAACGCCCGCTGCGACCTCCTCGGCTACAACCGCGGCTACACCTGGCTGATGGGCGACGTCGACGCGATCCCGTTCGAAGACCGCAACACGCTCGTCCAGTGCCTGCTCAACCCGCAGTGGCGCGAGCGGATGCTCGACTGGGACACGAACATCCCGCGCGTGATCGCATCGTTCCGCGCGGCGATGGCCGAGCACGTCGCCGAGCCCGCGTGGAAGAACCTGGTCAAGCGGCTCAAGGCGGAGTCGCCGCTGTTCGCCGAGCTCTGGCCGCACCACGACGTCAACTCGGAGCCGATCCGCACCAAGCGCTACCTGCACCCGGACGTCGGCCTGTTGCGGTTCAACTTCACGTACCTCTACTTCGGCCGCCGCTCGGAGATCACGGTGTCGACCTACACCCCGGCCGACGAGGAAACCGCGGCCAAGCTGCCGCTCATGCTCGGCTGA
- a CDS encoding DUF1707 domain-containing protein, whose protein sequence is MTWQEELRRLDEELAAGNLTADEYRARRDRVLSMAVSTGESQSAASAQPVQPAQAQPAGNAAETQIIPPVSPPQPQSQENSAEATQVVSAADAGGGERTQVVPQWQQQQHPHSPSGGFPQQQPPPQYGQPSPAGGFAQPMQQQNPWGAQQQDVSPPWGGSEFPPLAPSTNADWISQGPESFQTQPSSGKGKKIAFAVVAVLVVAGLGFGVWALFIKDGGGQNPPVAQSSSQQQPPPAPTVKPLPEPPAAKPEPADNSASLVTPAGTTRAGGGEFDLDKLQSAKYLPTTVIEKLKQSGMTEGLLKTTKDGDVTLGLFALELPNAQAASAVAAEYGNAEQEGGLTVNRNLSLHGVQVYSAADTNQQVYRAVYVLYNRVIIIDSFGPSKDATLSSFKTLLTAQVQKAPPTERTNN, encoded by the coding sequence GCCAGTCGGCGGCCTCCGCGCAGCCCGTCCAGCCCGCGCAGGCGCAACCGGCCGGCAACGCCGCCGAGACCCAGATCATCCCGCCGGTGTCCCCGCCCCAGCCGCAGTCGCAGGAGAACTCCGCCGAAGCGACGCAGGTCGTCTCCGCGGCCGACGCCGGCGGTGGCGAGCGGACCCAGGTCGTCCCGCAGTGGCAGCAACAGCAGCACCCGCACTCGCCCTCGGGCGGGTTCCCGCAGCAGCAGCCGCCCCCGCAGTACGGCCAGCCCTCCCCCGCCGGCGGGTTCGCCCAGCCGATGCAGCAGCAGAACCCGTGGGGCGCGCAGCAGCAGGACGTCAGCCCGCCGTGGGGCGGTTCGGAGTTCCCGCCGCTGGCGCCGTCCACCAACGCCGACTGGATCAGCCAGGGCCCGGAGAGCTTCCAGACCCAGCCGTCGTCCGGCAAGGGCAAGAAGATCGCGTTCGCCGTCGTCGCGGTGCTCGTGGTGGCCGGGCTCGGCTTCGGCGTCTGGGCGCTGTTCATCAAGGACGGCGGCGGCCAGAACCCGCCGGTCGCGCAGAGCTCGAGCCAGCAGCAGCCGCCGCCCGCGCCGACCGTCAAGCCGCTCCCGGAGCCGCCCGCGGCCAAGCCGGAGCCGGCCGACAACTCCGCCTCGCTGGTCACCCCGGCGGGCACGACCCGCGCCGGCGGTGGCGAGTTCGACCTCGACAAGCTGCAGTCGGCTAAGTACCTGCCGACGACGGTCATCGAGAAGCTCAAGCAGAGCGGCATGACCGAAGGCCTGCTCAAGACGACCAAGGACGGCGACGTCACGCTGGGCCTGTTCGCGCTGGAGCTGCCGAACGCGCAGGCCGCCTCCGCGGTGGCGGCCGAGTACGGCAACGCGGAGCAGGAAGGCGGCCTGACCGTCAACCGCAACCTGTCGCTGCACGGCGTCCAGGTGTACTCGGCGGCGGACACGAACCAGCAGGTCTACCGCGCGGTCTACGTGCTCTACAACCGCGTGATCATCATCGACTCGTTCGGCCCGTCCAAGGACGCGACGCTCAGCTCGTTCAAGACGCTGCTGACCGCGCAGGTCCAGAAGGCGCCGCCGACGGAGCGCACCAACAACTGA
- a CDS encoding MFS transporter yields the protein MTTTELAPSTTGAPARPGLTPAGLVTVLLGAALPIIDFFIVNVALPTIDADLHASTATLELVVAAYGIAYAVLLVVGGRLGDSFGRRRLFFWGLWLFTLTSLACGIAPTATTLVIARAAQGAASALLLPQVLSIIQATTSGEERSRALGLYGATGGLSTVVGQLLGGGLVAADLFGTGWRPIFLVNVPIGLLVLVLARRLPESRAHNPLGVDRAGTLLLATTLLSLLVPLMEGRALGWPVWTIVLLALFPFSAAALVHVERRLERTGGTPLLPPSVLRLPSVRRGLMVAIPFFGAFGSFMFVYAMTLQEGLHFGPLGAGLALTPLAVAYFTVSMLSSRLVARYGPRVVPIGGAITAVGMVTLLCTTLAQWPHLTVLDLAPSMVAIGVGNALAMTTLFRIVLSHVPTDLAGVGSGVMTTNQQTSLALGVATLGSLYAALAGSLGSRDAFALVIGLIAVLAAIVAITGRRLPDPRA from the coding sequence ATGACCACGACTGAACTCGCGCCGAGTACCACCGGCGCTCCCGCCCGGCCTGGGTTGACCCCCGCCGGCCTGGTCACGGTGCTGCTGGGGGCGGCACTGCCGATCATCGACTTCTTCATCGTCAACGTCGCGCTGCCGACGATCGATGCCGACCTGCACGCGTCCACCGCGACCCTGGAACTGGTGGTCGCCGCCTACGGCATCGCGTACGCGGTGCTGCTGGTGGTCGGCGGGCGCCTCGGCGACTCGTTCGGCAGGCGGCGGCTGTTCTTCTGGGGCCTCTGGCTGTTCACCCTGACGTCCCTGGCCTGCGGGATCGCCCCGACGGCGACCACGCTGGTGATCGCCCGCGCCGCGCAGGGGGCGGCGTCGGCGTTGCTGCTGCCGCAGGTGCTCTCGATCATCCAGGCGACGACGTCCGGCGAAGAGCGTTCGCGTGCGCTGGGTCTGTACGGCGCCACCGGCGGTCTCTCGACAGTCGTCGGCCAGCTGCTCGGCGGCGGCCTGGTGGCCGCGGACCTCTTCGGCACCGGCTGGCGGCCGATCTTCCTGGTGAACGTGCCCATCGGCCTGCTGGTGCTGGTGCTGGCCCGCCGCCTGCCGGAGAGCCGCGCGCACAACCCGCTGGGCGTCGACCGGGCCGGCACGCTGCTGCTGGCCACGACGCTGCTGTCGTTGCTGGTCCCGCTGATGGAAGGCCGGGCGCTGGGCTGGCCGGTGTGGACGATCGTGCTGCTGGCCCTGTTCCCGTTCTCGGCCGCCGCGCTGGTGCACGTGGAACGACGCCTGGAGCGCACCGGCGGCACCCCGCTGCTCCCGCCGTCGGTGCTGCGCCTGCCGAGCGTCCGGCGCGGGCTGATGGTGGCGATTCCGTTCTTCGGCGCGTTCGGCTCGTTCATGTTCGTCTACGCGATGACGCTGCAGGAAGGCCTGCACTTCGGCCCGCTGGGCGCGGGTCTCGCGCTGACGCCGCTGGCGGTCGCGTACTTCACGGTGTCGATGCTGAGCAGCCGGCTGGTCGCCCGCTACGGGCCGCGGGTCGTCCCGATCGGCGGCGCGATCACCGCGGTCGGCATGGTGACGCTGCTGTGCACGACGCTGGCGCAGTGGCCGCACCTGACCGTGCTCGACCTGGCGCCGTCGATGGTGGCGATCGGGGTCGGCAACGCTCTCGCCATGACGACGTTGTTCCGGATCGTCCTGTCGCACGTGCCGACCGACCTGGCCGGCGTGGGCAGCGGCGTGATGACGACGAACCAGCAGACGTCGCTGGCGCTGGGGGTGGCGACGCTGGGCAGTTTGTACGCGGCCCTCGCGGGCTCGCTGGGCAGCCGTGATGCGTTCGCGCTGGTCATCGGCCTGATCGCGGTGCTGGCGGCGATCGTCGCGATCACCGGGCGGCGGCTGCCGGACCCGCGCGCGTAG